In one window of Oncorhynchus kisutch isolate 150728-3 linkage group LG16, Okis_V2, whole genome shotgun sequence DNA:
- the LOC109887034 gene encoding glycoprotein hormone beta-5-like: protein MLPCRSLPLSILLLLLVVAEAGRCVAVTTQLHRDFRGCAVRDFSFVAQKPGCRNLRIETEACWGRCHTWEKPLPEPPYVQRHHRVCSYGRTRYLTVRLPGCQPHVSPLYPYPLALQCHCTVCSTQDTECETF from the exons atGTTGCCGTgccgctccctccctctgtctattctcctgctcctcctggtTGTTGCCGAGGCGGGACGGTGCGTTGCTGTCACCACCCAGCTGCACCGTGATTTCCGTGGCTGCGCGGTGCGGGATTTTTCCTTCGTGGCCCAGAAGCCGGGATGCAGGAACCTCCGCATCGAGACGGAGGCCTGCTGGGGACGCTGCCATACCTGGGAG AAGCCGCTCCCAGAGCCCCCCTACGTCCAGCGGCATCACCGTGTGTGTTCCTACGGTCGTACTCGCTACCTGACGGTCCGTCTGCCAGGCTGCCAGCCCCACGTCTCTCCGCTCTACCCCTACCCCCTCGCTCTGCAGTGTCACTGCACCGTCTGTTCCACACAGGATACGGAGTGTGAGACGTTCTGA